In a genomic window of Physeter macrocephalus isolate SW-GA chromosome 14, ASM283717v5, whole genome shotgun sequence:
- the TACO1 gene encoding translational activator of cytochrome c oxidase 1, translated as MAAWAAVTLSRAAAQCLWARGPGVRVALPRFLPAFQPEPPGCSPCGGRTLHLTAEVLAGHNKWSKVRHIKGPKDTERSRIFSKLSLSIRLAVKEGGPNPEFNSHLASILEVCRSKHMPKATMEAALKMEKTKDIYLLYEGRGPGGSSLLIEALSNSSSKCYSDVRHILNKNGGMMAEGARHSFDKKGVIVVGVEDKEKKAVNLERALELAIEAGAEDVKEIEDEEETNVFKFICDASSLHQVRKKLDSLGLCSVSCMLEFIPNTKVRLADPDLEQAAHLIQALGNHDDVIHVYDNIE; from the exons ATGGCGGCTTGGGCCGCTGTCACCTTGAGCAGGGCCGCTGCCCAGTGCTTGTGGGCGCGAGGCCCCGGGGTCCGGGTGGCTCTTCCGCGCTTCCTCCCGGCCTTCCAGCCTGAGCCCCCAGGCTGTAGCCCCTGTGGGGGCCGGACGCTGCACCTCACGGCAGAAGTCCTCGCCGGGCACAACAAGTGGTCCAAAGTCCGGCACATCAAGGGTCCCAAGGACACCGAAAGGAGTCGCATCTTCTCCAAGCTCAGTTTGAGCATTCGCCTAGCGGTTAAAG AAGGAGGCCCCAACCCCGAGTTCAATAGCCACCTGGCCAGCATCTTAGAGGTGTGTCGCAGCAAGCACATGCCCAAGGCAACAATGGAGGCAGCACTGAAAATGGAG AAAACCAAGGATATTTATTTGTTGTATGAGGGCCGAGGCCCCGGTGGCTCTTCTCTTCTCATCGAGGCGCTGTCTAACAGTAGCTCCAAGTGCTACTCGGACGTCAGACATATCCTGAACAAGAATGG GGGAATGATGGCTGAAGGAGCTCGCCACTCCTTTGACAAAAAGGGGGTGATCGTGGTTGGAGTGgaggacaaagagaagaaagctgTGAATCTAGAGCGTGCCCTGGAGCTGGCAATAGAAGCAGGAGCTGAGGATGtcaaggaaattgaagatgaagaGGAAACGAACGTTTTTAAA TTTATTTGTGATGCCTCTTCACTGCATCAAGTGAGGAAGAAGCTGGACTCCCTGGGCCTGTGTTCTGTGTCCTGTATGCTAGAGTTCATCCCCAACACAAAGGTACGGCTGGCTGACCCTGACCTGGAGCAGGCTGCCCATCTCATCCAGGCTCTCGGCAACCACGATGACGTGATCCACGTCTATGACAACATTGAGTAG